A stretch of the Hippocampus zosterae strain Florida chromosome 16, ASM2543408v3, whole genome shotgun sequence genome encodes the following:
- the arhgap31 gene encoding rho GTPase-activating protein 31 isoform X1, whose product MKKKGTKQKSKTKGSENAFGCDLSEHLQNSGQDVPQVLRKCAEFIEKHGIVHGIYRLSGVTSNIQRLRQEFSAEACPDLTKEVYLQDIHCVGSLCKLYFRELPNPLLTYELYSKFTEVASVCGDQERLLHIQKIVQQLPTPHFRTLEYLTKHLARLATLSAQTNMHTRNLALVWAPNLLRSKTIEATSGNGDMAFQEVQIQQSVVEFILNHTEQIFNSDSAQIKAKDGPSLMCGEKYATLPISGQCGPMKLMSLEEAQARSLGPNHPVHKERQRENSLPNTSTATLYHTVIDLDSKRKLSGKSKKWKSIFNLGRSVDSKGKLSRNGSVFIRAPGLTEKASLRPSRSMESLCSLPTDDDRTGNSQSDGQGGIFVPDVKSRTLGSDSLYDLSEHEHNWELKGKKSAGATGGWNAGLSGSSGASATSQRTLPEQLKVFKGDELSGYKPTSPKSRRMLYSGSSYNSTSRPSFPGSFFPLESSPRHQRRAVNISEPFAVSVPLRVSAVISSNSTPCRGLAKDRMAAATLKACRETSEQSNGGKGGMGPEAEPDKRDGTEKKKSSEPTSNGPPEDSSKGVRQGAGEEANAAVEDVSVLNEGTAPVHLAEEQLDNQNTAQRDEGLRNAEELWYDVRQELKITEAESDLSCDSILPSENKRLTMDVKSNRSRSSPSLSMFCKDQTSKTSLNHHHNPCGAQSTKKQPSESDILFSLYKYDAWVNQSQKQGSHAPEETNDKSQQMSPKILPLNKDATSAEQCRLTLKETCVNEVPGDSPIVGGSSAADDDQRRFGEHESPKEDQNASCDREKIPEVISRFSACLEERPKSLELPIQDDDEGCAGNSEELDLVESWEDLSSNKQWVTSPLHSPDVEELFQQQPYVSSQEVTLTSGDDRTPFPSSGGKQSKRTSVAKTSSGNIPPTSSGKCPTKLNSLPSMQASISTSNGLHAPTGKCGPKKLKSSQHFYRQMSYDSAGPEKREEHNLAKHRPYSLNLDLGPRYIRDISNQQSRPSYEFSSCTRCSSGTVNNGLLSELDLFLNDRQAPLRRNSAPVSVSSVRTAFMIKTCQAKAVPVVPPKVQYSQIPHSRRDDDIETGTEQDKEYPQTSTEKSHAAPLPVMSYLKEELENKEPVPEHQSHPKVEKQAENARTSTTELPAITRRHAPSLEVFVDCPRPNRANLLQRPSFRNRQRPQSLILFSPPFPIMDYPPSGDDGKLLSSIKSLDEESAAKETSGEGIALQSKMTIPKSGQRLETSTSCFYQPQRRSMIFDNRNHRQIE is encoded by the exons ATGAAGAAAAAAGGGACCAAGCAGAAGTCCAAGACGAAAGGAAGTGAAAATGCGTTCGGCTGTGACCTGAGCGAACATCTCCAGAACTCAGGACAGGATG TCCCTCAGGTGCTACGGAAATGCGCAGAGTTCATCGAGAAGCACGGGATTGTGCATGGGATCTACAGGTTGTCAGGGGTCACCTCAAACATCCAGCGACTCAG acaGGAATTCAGCGCCGAGGCGTGCCCTGACCTTACAAAGGAAGTGTACCTCCAGGACATCCACTGTGTGGGTTCCTTATGCAAGCTGTACTTCAGGGAGCTACCAAATCCTCTCCTCACATATGAGCTATATAGCAAGTTCACC GAAGTGGCTTCAGTGTGCGGTGATCAGGAAAGACTTCTACACATCCAAAAGATTGTACAGCAACTGCCgacccctcacttcag GACTCTGGAGTACCTCACCAAGCATTTGGCCCGCCTCGCCACTTTGAGTGCCcagacaaacatgcacacacgcaatcTGGCCTTGGTTTGGGCTCCTAATCTACTGAG aTCTAAAACAATAGAGGCCACATCTGGTAATGGAGACATGGCTTTCCAGGAGGTGCAAATACAACAGTCGGTGGTGGAGTTCATCCTAAACCACACGGAGCAGATCTTCAACAGTGACTCGGCGCAAATCAAAGCAAAAGACG GGCCGAGTTTGATGTGCGGGGAGAAATACGCCACGCTCCCGATTAGCGGGCAGTGCGGGCCGATGAAACTGATGAGTCTGGAAGAAGCCCAAGCTCGTTCCTTAGGTCCAAACCATCCCGTGCATAAAGAACGCCAACGAGAGAACAGTCTGCCCAACACCAGCACGGCCACGCTCTACCACACCGTCATAGATTTGGACAGCAA GAGAAAGCTTTCTGGGAAATCCAAGAAATGGAAATCCATCTTCAACTTGGGACGCTCCGTGGACTCCAAGGGAAAACTGAGCCGAAATGGAAGCGTGTTCATTCGAGCTCCAGGCTTAACAG aaaaGGCATCTCTTCGACCATCCAGAAGCATGGAGTCGCTGTGTTCCTTGCCAACAG ATGATGACAGAACTGGAAACAGTCAATCCGATGGACAAGGCGGCATTTTTGTACCAGATGTCAAATCAAGAACACTGGGATCGGATTCACTTTATGACTTGAGCGAACACGAGCACAACTGGGAGTTGAAAGGGAAAAAATCTGCCGGCGCAACAGGTGGATGGAACGCCGGCTTGAGCGGCTCATCGGGTGCTTCGGCAACTTCTCAAAGAACACTGCCAGAGCAGCTCAAGGTGTTCAAAGGAGATGAGCTGAGTGGCTACAAACCCACATCGCCTAAAAGCAGGAGAATGCTCTACTCGGGTTCCTCCTATAACAGCACCTCTCGACCTTCCTTTCCGGGAAGCTTTTTTCCACTGGAGTCATCGCCGAGACACCAGCGTAGAGCCGTCAACATCTCGGAGCCTTTCGCTGTCTCGGTGCCCCTGCGCGTGTCGGCCGTGATCAGCTCCAACAGCACGCCATGCAGAGGCCTTGCCAAAGACCGAATGGCTGCAGCAACCCTGAAAGCCTGTCGAGAGACTTCAGAGCAGAGCAATGGTGGAAAAGGCGGCATGGGTCCCGAAGCGGAGCCCGACAAGAGAGATGGAACAGAGAAGAAAAAATCATCGGAGCCGACCTCGAACGGACCGCCGGAGG ATTCAAGCAAAGGAGTACGACAGGGAGCTGGGGAAGAGGCGAATGCTGCAGTGGAAGATGTTTCAGTTCTGAATGAGGGCACGGCTCCAGTACACTTGGCTGAGGAACAACTGGACAACCAAAACACGGCTCAACGG GACGAGGGCTTACGAAACGCAGAGGAGCTGTGGTATGATGTCCGCCAAGAGCTGAAGATAACGGAAGCTGAAAGTGACCTCAGCTGCGATTCCATTTTACCTAGCGAGAACAAGAGGCTAACTATGGATGTTAAATCAAACAGAAGTCGCAGCTCTCCATCGCTGTCCATGTTCTGTAAAGACCAGACTTCAAAGACCTCTCTCAACCATCATCATAACCCCTGCGGGGCTCAGTCGACAAAGAAGCAGCCTTCAGAGTCTGACATCTTATTTTCTCTCTATAAATATGATGCTTGGGTGAACCAAAGTCAAAAACAGGGCAGCCATGCTCCTGAAGAAACAAACGACAAAAGTCAGCAGATGTCTCCAAAAATTCTGCCTTTGAACAAAGACGCAACCAGTGCAGAACAGTGCCGACTCACTTTGAAAGAAACATGCGTAAATGAAGTTCCCGGTGACTCTCCAATAGTCGGCGGCTCCTCAGCAGCGGACGATGACCAAAGGCGATTTGGGGAACACGAAAGTCCCAAAGAAGACCAAAACGCCTCGTGTGACAGAGAGAAAATTCCTGAAGTTATTTCAAGGTTTTCCGCATGTTTGGAGGAGAGACCTAAATCTCTGGAGCTGCCAATCCAAGACGATGATGAAGGATGCGCAGGAAATTCTGAGGAGCTGGACCTGGTGGAATCATGGGAGGACCTCAGCTCCAACAAGCAGTGGGTCACCAGTCCACTGCACTCACCTGATGTGGAGGAATTGTTTCAACAGCAACCCTACGTCAGCTCCCAAGAGGTAACTTTGACCTCGGGCGATGACCGGACACCGTTTCCTTCATCCGGTGGCAAACAATCAAAAAGAACATCCGTGGCTAAGACCTCGTCAGGAAACATTCCGCCAACATCCAGCGGCAAATGTCCGACTAAATTGAACAGTTTGCCTTCGATGCAGGCTAGCATCAGCACCAGCAACGGGTTGCACGCTCCAACTGGGAAATGCGGACCGAAAAAACTGAAATCATCGCAGCACTTTTACAGACAGATGTCTTATGATTCAGCAGGGCCGGAGAAAAGAGAAGAACACAACCTTGCTAAACACAGACCATACTCCCTGAATCTGGACTTGGGGCCTCGATACATTCGGGACATTTCTAATCAGCAAAGCCGACCTTCATACGAGTTCTCCTCCTGTACGAGGTGTTCGTCTGGGACTGTGAACAATGGGCTCCTATCTGAGTTGGACTTATTCCTGAATGATCGACAGGCACCATTGCGGCGAAACTCCGCCCCCGTCAGCGTGTCATCAGTGCGGACTGCCTTCATGATAAAGACATGCCAGGCCAAAGCCGTGCCTGTTGTACCACCAAAGGTGCAGTACAGTCAGATACCTCACTCGAGGAGAGACGATGACATTGAGACAGGGACGGAACAGGACAAGGAATATCCTCAAACGAGTACCGAGAAAAGCCACGCTGCACCTCTGCCGGTTATGTCCTATCTGAAGGAGGAACTCGAGAATAAAGAGCCTGTGCCCGAACACCAGTCGCACCCAAAGGTTGAGAAACAAGCGGAGAACGCCAGAACGAGCACAACCGAGCTACCGGCCATCACCAGGCGACACGCCCCGAGTCTTGAAGTATTTGTTGACTGTCCCAGACCCAACAGAGCAAACCTTTTGCAAAGGCCCTCTTTTAGGAACCGGCAGAGACCCCAGAGTCTGATCCTGTTCAGTCCCCCTTTTCCCATAATGGATTACCCTCCATCGGGTGACGACGGCAAACTTCTGTCCTCCATCA
- the arhgap31 gene encoding rho GTPase-activating protein 31 isoform X2, which translates to MKKKGTKQKSKTKGSENAFGCDLSEHLQNSGQDVPQVLRKCAEFIEKHGIVHGIYRLSGVTSNIQRLRQEFSAEACPDLTKEVYLQDIHCVGSLCKLYFRELPNPLLTYELYSKFTEVASVCGDQERLLHIQKIVQQLPTPHFRTLEYLTKHLARLATLSAQTNMHTRNLALVWAPNLLRSKTIEATSGNGDMAFQEVQIQQSVVEFILNHTEQIFNSDSAQIKAKDGPSLMCGEKYATLPISGQCGPMKLMSLEEAQARSLGPNHPVHKERQRENSLPNTSTATLYHTVIDLDSKKLSGKSKKWKSIFNLGRSVDSKGKLSRNGSVFIRAPGLTEKASLRPSRSMESLCSLPTDDDRTGNSQSDGQGGIFVPDVKSRTLGSDSLYDLSEHEHNWELKGKKSAGATGGWNAGLSGSSGASATSQRTLPEQLKVFKGDELSGYKPTSPKSRRMLYSGSSYNSTSRPSFPGSFFPLESSPRHQRRAVNISEPFAVSVPLRVSAVISSNSTPCRGLAKDRMAAATLKACRETSEQSNGGKGGMGPEAEPDKRDGTEKKKSSEPTSNGPPEDSSKGVRQGAGEEANAAVEDVSVLNEGTAPVHLAEEQLDNQNTAQRDEGLRNAEELWYDVRQELKITEAESDLSCDSILPSENKRLTMDVKSNRSRSSPSLSMFCKDQTSKTSLNHHHNPCGAQSTKKQPSESDILFSLYKYDAWVNQSQKQGSHAPEETNDKSQQMSPKILPLNKDATSAEQCRLTLKETCVNEVPGDSPIVGGSSAADDDQRRFGEHESPKEDQNASCDREKIPEVISRFSACLEERPKSLELPIQDDDEGCAGNSEELDLVESWEDLSSNKQWVTSPLHSPDVEELFQQQPYVSSQEVTLTSGDDRTPFPSSGGKQSKRTSVAKTSSGNIPPTSSGKCPTKLNSLPSMQASISTSNGLHAPTGKCGPKKLKSSQHFYRQMSYDSAGPEKREEHNLAKHRPYSLNLDLGPRYIRDISNQQSRPSYEFSSCTRCSSGTVNNGLLSELDLFLNDRQAPLRRNSAPVSVSSVRTAFMIKTCQAKAVPVVPPKVQYSQIPHSRRDDDIETGTEQDKEYPQTSTEKSHAAPLPVMSYLKEELENKEPVPEHQSHPKVEKQAENARTSTTELPAITRRHAPSLEVFVDCPRPNRANLLQRPSFRNRQRPQSLILFSPPFPIMDYPPSGDDGKLLSSIKSLDEESAAKETSGEGIALQSKMTIPKSGQRLETSTSCFYQPQRRSMIFDNRNHRQIE; encoded by the exons ATGAAGAAAAAAGGGACCAAGCAGAAGTCCAAGACGAAAGGAAGTGAAAATGCGTTCGGCTGTGACCTGAGCGAACATCTCCAGAACTCAGGACAGGATG TCCCTCAGGTGCTACGGAAATGCGCAGAGTTCATCGAGAAGCACGGGATTGTGCATGGGATCTACAGGTTGTCAGGGGTCACCTCAAACATCCAGCGACTCAG acaGGAATTCAGCGCCGAGGCGTGCCCTGACCTTACAAAGGAAGTGTACCTCCAGGACATCCACTGTGTGGGTTCCTTATGCAAGCTGTACTTCAGGGAGCTACCAAATCCTCTCCTCACATATGAGCTATATAGCAAGTTCACC GAAGTGGCTTCAGTGTGCGGTGATCAGGAAAGACTTCTACACATCCAAAAGATTGTACAGCAACTGCCgacccctcacttcag GACTCTGGAGTACCTCACCAAGCATTTGGCCCGCCTCGCCACTTTGAGTGCCcagacaaacatgcacacacgcaatcTGGCCTTGGTTTGGGCTCCTAATCTACTGAG aTCTAAAACAATAGAGGCCACATCTGGTAATGGAGACATGGCTTTCCAGGAGGTGCAAATACAACAGTCGGTGGTGGAGTTCATCCTAAACCACACGGAGCAGATCTTCAACAGTGACTCGGCGCAAATCAAAGCAAAAGACG GGCCGAGTTTGATGTGCGGGGAGAAATACGCCACGCTCCCGATTAGCGGGCAGTGCGGGCCGATGAAACTGATGAGTCTGGAAGAAGCCCAAGCTCGTTCCTTAGGTCCAAACCATCCCGTGCATAAAGAACGCCAACGAGAGAACAGTCTGCCCAACACCAGCACGGCCACGCTCTACCACACCGTCATAGATTTGGACAGCAA AAAGCTTTCTGGGAAATCCAAGAAATGGAAATCCATCTTCAACTTGGGACGCTCCGTGGACTCCAAGGGAAAACTGAGCCGAAATGGAAGCGTGTTCATTCGAGCTCCAGGCTTAACAG aaaaGGCATCTCTTCGACCATCCAGAAGCATGGAGTCGCTGTGTTCCTTGCCAACAG ATGATGACAGAACTGGAAACAGTCAATCCGATGGACAAGGCGGCATTTTTGTACCAGATGTCAAATCAAGAACACTGGGATCGGATTCACTTTATGACTTGAGCGAACACGAGCACAACTGGGAGTTGAAAGGGAAAAAATCTGCCGGCGCAACAGGTGGATGGAACGCCGGCTTGAGCGGCTCATCGGGTGCTTCGGCAACTTCTCAAAGAACACTGCCAGAGCAGCTCAAGGTGTTCAAAGGAGATGAGCTGAGTGGCTACAAACCCACATCGCCTAAAAGCAGGAGAATGCTCTACTCGGGTTCCTCCTATAACAGCACCTCTCGACCTTCCTTTCCGGGAAGCTTTTTTCCACTGGAGTCATCGCCGAGACACCAGCGTAGAGCCGTCAACATCTCGGAGCCTTTCGCTGTCTCGGTGCCCCTGCGCGTGTCGGCCGTGATCAGCTCCAACAGCACGCCATGCAGAGGCCTTGCCAAAGACCGAATGGCTGCAGCAACCCTGAAAGCCTGTCGAGAGACTTCAGAGCAGAGCAATGGTGGAAAAGGCGGCATGGGTCCCGAAGCGGAGCCCGACAAGAGAGATGGAACAGAGAAGAAAAAATCATCGGAGCCGACCTCGAACGGACCGCCGGAGG ATTCAAGCAAAGGAGTACGACAGGGAGCTGGGGAAGAGGCGAATGCTGCAGTGGAAGATGTTTCAGTTCTGAATGAGGGCACGGCTCCAGTACACTTGGCTGAGGAACAACTGGACAACCAAAACACGGCTCAACGG GACGAGGGCTTACGAAACGCAGAGGAGCTGTGGTATGATGTCCGCCAAGAGCTGAAGATAACGGAAGCTGAAAGTGACCTCAGCTGCGATTCCATTTTACCTAGCGAGAACAAGAGGCTAACTATGGATGTTAAATCAAACAGAAGTCGCAGCTCTCCATCGCTGTCCATGTTCTGTAAAGACCAGACTTCAAAGACCTCTCTCAACCATCATCATAACCCCTGCGGGGCTCAGTCGACAAAGAAGCAGCCTTCAGAGTCTGACATCTTATTTTCTCTCTATAAATATGATGCTTGGGTGAACCAAAGTCAAAAACAGGGCAGCCATGCTCCTGAAGAAACAAACGACAAAAGTCAGCAGATGTCTCCAAAAATTCTGCCTTTGAACAAAGACGCAACCAGTGCAGAACAGTGCCGACTCACTTTGAAAGAAACATGCGTAAATGAAGTTCCCGGTGACTCTCCAATAGTCGGCGGCTCCTCAGCAGCGGACGATGACCAAAGGCGATTTGGGGAACACGAAAGTCCCAAAGAAGACCAAAACGCCTCGTGTGACAGAGAGAAAATTCCTGAAGTTATTTCAAGGTTTTCCGCATGTTTGGAGGAGAGACCTAAATCTCTGGAGCTGCCAATCCAAGACGATGATGAAGGATGCGCAGGAAATTCTGAGGAGCTGGACCTGGTGGAATCATGGGAGGACCTCAGCTCCAACAAGCAGTGGGTCACCAGTCCACTGCACTCACCTGATGTGGAGGAATTGTTTCAACAGCAACCCTACGTCAGCTCCCAAGAGGTAACTTTGACCTCGGGCGATGACCGGACACCGTTTCCTTCATCCGGTGGCAAACAATCAAAAAGAACATCCGTGGCTAAGACCTCGTCAGGAAACATTCCGCCAACATCCAGCGGCAAATGTCCGACTAAATTGAACAGTTTGCCTTCGATGCAGGCTAGCATCAGCACCAGCAACGGGTTGCACGCTCCAACTGGGAAATGCGGACCGAAAAAACTGAAATCATCGCAGCACTTTTACAGACAGATGTCTTATGATTCAGCAGGGCCGGAGAAAAGAGAAGAACACAACCTTGCTAAACACAGACCATACTCCCTGAATCTGGACTTGGGGCCTCGATACATTCGGGACATTTCTAATCAGCAAAGCCGACCTTCATACGAGTTCTCCTCCTGTACGAGGTGTTCGTCTGGGACTGTGAACAATGGGCTCCTATCTGAGTTGGACTTATTCCTGAATGATCGACAGGCACCATTGCGGCGAAACTCCGCCCCCGTCAGCGTGTCATCAGTGCGGACTGCCTTCATGATAAAGACATGCCAGGCCAAAGCCGTGCCTGTTGTACCACCAAAGGTGCAGTACAGTCAGATACCTCACTCGAGGAGAGACGATGACATTGAGACAGGGACGGAACAGGACAAGGAATATCCTCAAACGAGTACCGAGAAAAGCCACGCTGCACCTCTGCCGGTTATGTCCTATCTGAAGGAGGAACTCGAGAATAAAGAGCCTGTGCCCGAACACCAGTCGCACCCAAAGGTTGAGAAACAAGCGGAGAACGCCAGAACGAGCACAACCGAGCTACCGGCCATCACCAGGCGACACGCCCCGAGTCTTGAAGTATTTGTTGACTGTCCCAGACCCAACAGAGCAAACCTTTTGCAAAGGCCCTCTTTTAGGAACCGGCAGAGACCCCAGAGTCTGATCCTGTTCAGTCCCCCTTTTCCCATAATGGATTACCCTCCATCGGGTGACGACGGCAAACTTCTGTCCTCCATCA
- the b4galt4 gene encoding beta-1,4-galactosyltransferase 4, with translation MGFCSPGFKMLCRVKYIFLLLLCLSVLAWISMLSGDSIKSALAPSAAMLRLVKEEDTQDVANSGPSTAVRLMTPTPRAECPKESPLLQGAVKLNFEPSLRLEEVEGENKRVAEGRYRPWDCAARQSVAILIPHRNRERHLLYLLHHLHPFLQRQQLHYAVYVIQQAGDGTFNRAKLLNVGYLEALKDYSWECFIFHDVDLVPENDHNLYVCDSQPKHLVVGRNSTGYKLHYKGYFGGVTAMSREQFGKVNGFANTYWGWGGEDDDLRSRVELQKMQIVRPPADIARYTMVFHKRDSGNEINKDRKKLLRQTSRVWKRDGLNSCKYRTLSVERLPLYINVTVDIGKP, from the exons ATGGGCTTTTGTTCGCCTGGGTTCAAGATGTTGTGCAGAGTCAAGTACATTTTCCTGCTGCTTCTCTGCCTGTCTGTGCTGGCATGGATTTCCATGCTCTCGGGCGACAGCATTAAATCTGCCCTGGCCCCCTCGGCGGCGATGCTACGTCTCGTTAAAGAAGAGGACACCCAGGATGTGGCAAACTCGGGGCCATCGACAGCGGTTCGCTTAATGACACCGACGCCGAGAGCAGAGTGTCCCAAGGAGTCGCCGCTGCTAC AAGGAGCGGTGAAGCTGAACTTTGAGCCCTCTCTGCGattggaggaggtggagggcgAGAACAAGCGAGTCGCCGAAGGCCGCTACCGACCTTGGGACTGCGCTGCCAGACAGAGCGTGGCCATCCTCATTCCCCATCGCAACCGAGAGCGGCACCTCCTCTATCTGCTCCACCACCTGCACCCCTTCCTGCAGAGGCAGCAACTCCACTATGCTGTTTACGTCATCCAGCAG GCCGGCGATGGCACTTTTAACCGTGCCAAATTACTGAACGTGGGCTACTTGGAGGCGCTGAAAGACTACAGTTGGGAGTGTTTCATTTTCCACGATGTGGACCTGGTTCCCGAAAATGATCACAATCTCTACGTCTGTGACTCGCAACCCAAACATCTGGTAGTTGGCCGCAATTCCACCGGATACAA GTTGCATTACAAAGGCTACTTTGGAGGAGTCACGGCCATGAGCAGGGAGCAGTTTGGTAAAGTGAATGGATTTGCAAACACCTACTGGGGTTGGGGCGGAGAAGATGACGACCTACGAAGCAG GGTGGAGCTGCAGAAAATGCAGATTGTGCGGCCACCTGCTGACATTGCACGCTACACAATGGTGTTTCACAAACGGGACAGCGGGAACGAAATCAACAAGGACAG GAAAAAGCTGTTGAGACAAACGTCACGGGTTTGGAAAAGAGACGGACTGAATAGCTGCAAATATCGGACCTTATCAGTGGAGAGGCTGCCGCTCTATATCAACGTGACCGTGGACATCGGGAAGCCGTAG